One window of Nostoc sp. C052 genomic DNA carries:
- a CDS encoding TIGR02452 family protein, with amino-acid sequence MKRIAIAQDTLKILEAGHYFSPEGKQINIGRELVSCIAGTEYYEPETLSAIARNILSGNSQFAKTEFTLRNETTLMGAERTARCLRRATPTQKFERIGVLNFASAKNPGGGFLKGAHAQKESLTRSSALYKSLLKCREYYDFHRAHKSLLYSDRIIYSPGCPVFRKDDGTLLEEAYLVDFITTSAPNAGQIWRKEPESVEKIREILYKRGEKLLSLAASKGCDALILGAWGCGVFRNDPSMVAQMFADFLLANGQFWGKFKSVLFSVLDSSKESMTFTEFERRFPSNS; translated from the coding sequence ATGAAACGAATTGCGATCGCTCAAGACACCCTAAAAATTCTCGAAGCCGGTCACTACTTCTCTCCTGAAGGTAAGCAAATTAATATTGGCCGAGAATTAGTATCCTGTATTGCTGGGACGGAATACTACGAGCCGGAAACTCTTTCAGCGATCGCTCGAAATATTCTCTCAGGTAATTCTCAATTTGCAAAGACTGAATTTACACTGAGAAATGAGACAACGCTTATGGGAGCCGAACGCACAGCGCGATGTCTACGACGGGCTACGCCTACGCAGAAATTTGAAAGAATTGGAGTTCTCAATTTTGCTTCTGCTAAAAATCCTGGTGGTGGATTTCTCAAAGGCGCTCATGCTCAAAAAGAAAGCTTAACACGCAGTTCTGCACTGTACAAAAGCTTGTTGAAATGTCGCGAATACTACGATTTTCATCGCGCTCATAAATCCTTGCTCTACTCAGATCGCATCATTTACTCTCCTGGTTGTCCAGTATTCCGAAAAGATGATGGCACTCTGCTCGAAGAAGCTTATTTGGTCGATTTTATTACGACTTCCGCTCCTAATGCTGGTCAAATTTGGAGAAAAGAGCCTGAAAGTGTAGAAAAAATCAGAGAAATCTTGTATAAACGCGGTGAAAAATTATTATCTCTGGCTGCTTCTAAAGGTTGCGATGCCTTAATTTTAGGAGCTTGGGGATGCGGTGTTTTTAGGAACGATCCATCAATGGTTGCTCAGATGTTTGCAGACTTCTTATTAGCGAATGGTCAATTTTGGGGTAAATTTAAAAGCGTTCTATTTTCGGTTCTCGATTCGAGCAAAGAAAGCATGACTTTCACAGAATTTGAAAGGCGATTTCCCTCGAATTCATAA
- a CDS encoding IS982 family transposase, producing the protein MKVTSFSTQTSPMNSIDFGTLLTTIFVVVDDWYQKQVKKTTLLKPGVKVRMSDSEIMTLALVMDYLPFPGETQFLGFIRGNYFEWFPNLLDQSQFNRRLRKLDGMLENLRRSWVEQLVGESEKYFLLDTKPLPVLGLKRDKRHSDFAANATPGWCAAREMRYFGYKLVMLSTWNGIPIAYDIVPANTDKRIAADGVLEMVSASDIYADKGFISADWQAAMPTAGFAYARRTGNRIWTLKRDNQHLQHSHGLKRFISRVRQRVEGVFHEIQNTGRNPERLLNKTVDGFCVHIAAKIASHTLRLLLRRRFGIDVLTFQSQPV; encoded by the coding sequence ATGAAAGTTACCAGCTTTTCAACTCAGACTTCCCCCATGAATAGCATAGACTTTGGAACGCTATTAACGACAATCTTTGTAGTGGTAGATGATTGGTATCAAAAGCAAGTAAAAAAGACAACGCTCCTAAAACCAGGAGTTAAAGTAAGAATGAGCGATAGTGAAATCATGACACTAGCACTGGTAATGGATTATTTGCCTTTTCCGGGAGAAACACAGTTTCTGGGTTTTATCCGAGGAAATTACTTTGAATGGTTTCCCAATTTACTTGACCAAAGTCAATTCAATCGTCGCTTACGTAAGTTGGATGGAATGTTAGAAAACTTACGCCGTAGTTGGGTAGAGCAATTGGTTGGAGAAAGTGAAAAATATTTCCTTCTCGACACCAAACCATTACCAGTATTAGGACTCAAACGTGACAAGCGACATAGTGATTTTGCCGCAAATGCTACTCCTGGTTGGTGTGCCGCTAGAGAAATGCGTTATTTTGGCTACAAGCTAGTTATGCTGTCAACGTGGAATGGAATCCCCATTGCTTATGATATAGTGCCTGCTAATACAGATAAAAGAATTGCTGCTGATGGTGTTCTGGAGATGGTTAGCGCTAGTGATATTTACGCAGACAAAGGATTTATCTCTGCCGATTGGCAGGCCGCGATGCCTACGGCGGGCTTCGCCTACGCTCGTCGCACTGGTAATCGAATCTGGACACTCAAGCGCGATAACCAGCATCTTCAACATTCTCATGGCTTGAAGCGCTTTATTAGTCGTGTTCGCCAGCGTGTAGAAGGTGTTTTTCACGAAATTCAAAACACTGGCCGTAATCCCGAACGCTTACTCAACAAAACTGTTGATGGCTTTTGTGTACATATTGCAGCCAAGATTGCATCTCATACTCTGCGTTTGTTGCTCCGTCGCCGTTTTGGTATTGATGTTCTCACTTTCCAGTCTCAACCTGTTTAA
- a CDS encoding glycoside hydrolase family 3 protein, translating into MSVSQELKRFGNHLILGISGTTLSDDDKRALNELKPIGAIFFAKNFLDGTPYQVWLESFKDLNNQIREYTERDSMFMTLDHEGGRVIRTPLPITRFPYGLLLRSHAYEVAKATAVELKSLGINLSWAPVADIFSHPDNPVIGPRAFGNTPETAAQGARDYYLGLRDSGILGCAKHFPGHGDTSRDSHIELPILNLTLEDLRLRELIPFKALIEVQIPLMMTVHILFPKIDPDVPGTLSQAILQTILREELGFEGVVVSDDLDMKAISDIFMKAGTVARSFNAGCDLFIVSRNINSSSLERTYRIAEDFADSLSNGSLDEAVVEAARERIEKLLAVTPQYPIHALDKDVLLQHAHLAIASCYS; encoded by the coding sequence ATGAGTGTATCGCAGGAGCTAAAGCGCTTTGGAAATCACCTGATTTTAGGTATTTCCGGCACGACATTAAGCGATGACGATAAACGCGCACTCAATGAATTGAAACCGATTGGGGCGATCTTTTTTGCTAAGAACTTTTTGGATGGCACCCCATATCAGGTTTGGCTGGAAAGCTTCAAGGATTTAAATAACCAGATACGAGAATATACTGAACGTGATTCTATGTTCATGACTCTCGATCATGAAGGAGGTCGTGTAATTCGTACACCACTACCAATTACCCGCTTTCCTTATGGGTTGTTGCTGCGATCGCACGCTTATGAAGTAGCAAAAGCCACAGCAGTAGAACTAAAATCACTGGGAATAAATTTATCTTGGGCACCCGTAGCCGATATTTTTTCCCATCCCGACAACCCAGTGATTGGGCCTCGCGCTTTTGGTAACACTCCCGAAACTGCTGCTCAAGGTGCCCGTGACTATTACCTTGGACTTCGAGATTCAGGAATTTTGGGATGCGCCAAACACTTCCCCGGACATGGAGACACCAGCAGGGACTCTCATATTGAGCTACCAATACTGAATTTAACTCTAGAAGACCTGCGACTTCGAGAACTTATACCCTTCAAAGCTTTAATCGAAGTACAGATTCCTTTGATGATGACTGTCCATATCTTATTTCCCAAAATAGATCCTGATGTGCCAGGAACCCTTTCTCAGGCTATCCTCCAAACCATACTTAGAGAGGAACTTGGCTTTGAGGGAGTAGTTGTATCTGATGATTTGGATATGAAAGCGATCTCAGATATTTTTATGAAAGCTGGTACTGTGGCGCGGTCATTTAATGCAGGCTGTGACTTGTTTATTGTTTCGCGCAATATCAACTCATCATCTTTAGAAAGAACTTATCGGATTGCTGAAGATTTTGCTGATTCGCTCAGTAACGGTAGCTTAGATGAAGCAGTGGTAGAAGCAGCCAGAGAAAGAATTGAGAAACTACTGGCAGTAACACCGCAATATCCCATACATGCTTTGGATAAAGATGTATTATTGCAACATGCTCACCTAGCGATCGCTAGTTGCTATTCATAA